From the genome of Cedecea lapagei, one region includes:
- a CDS encoding CoA pyrophosphatase yields the protein MAGSSLTLNDFLTRFQLLRPTESGPVGNQRQAAVLVPIVRRPQPGLLLTQRSIMLRKHAGQVAFPGGAVDDTDGSLIAAALREAQEEIAIPPESVEVIGTLPPVDSVTGFRVTPIVGIIPPDLPWRASEDEVSAVFEMPLAEALSLGRYHPLDIHRRGNAHRVWLSWYQRYFVWGMTAGIIRELSLQVDSDPDDSLKR from the coding sequence ATGGCCGGTTCGTCCCTGACGCTGAATGATTTCCTCACCCGCTTTCAGTTGCTGCGCCCGACGGAGAGCGGGCCTGTCGGCAACCAGCGTCAGGCGGCGGTGCTGGTGCCTATCGTGCGCCGTCCTCAGCCGGGCCTTTTGCTCACCCAACGCTCGATTATGTTGCGTAAACATGCGGGTCAGGTGGCCTTCCCCGGCGGCGCAGTGGACGATACCGACGGTTCGTTGATTGCCGCGGCGCTCCGTGAGGCTCAGGAAGAGATCGCTATTCCGCCGGAATCCGTCGAAGTGATTGGTACCCTTCCCCCGGTGGACAGCGTGACCGGGTTCCGGGTGACGCCGATTGTCGGCATTATTCCGCCAGATTTACCCTGGCGCGCCAGCGAAGACGAAGTGTCGGCGGTCTTTGAGATGCCGCTGGCTGAAGCGTTGAGTCTCGGACGCTACCATCCTTTAGACATTCATCGTCGGGGCAACGCGCATCGCGTCTGGCTCTCCTGGTATCAGCGTTATTTTGTCTGGGGCATGACGGCGGGCATTATTCGGGAACTTTCTTTGCAGGTAGATAGCGATCCAGACGACAGTTTAAAACGCTAA
- the pabB gene encoding aminodeoxychorismate synthase component 1: MNVITTPDFYELSWHPDAVQRAFQPFSSQPWAMLLHSGFAEHPHNRFDIMVADPLATLVTRGRETVIERDGQVTHHVESPLELLQKTLDSVGLAPKPHSDLPFCGGALGLFGYDLGRWFEKLPATAEQDLTTPDMAVGIYDWALVADHQLKRVTLLCYGDIEARLAWLNALKPQEPTPPFRLTSEWHSNMSREAYGEKFRQIQAYLRSGDCYQVNLAQRFSAGYEGDEWQAFEKLNRANRAPFSAFLRLPESCILSLSPERFVLLENKQIQTRPIKGTLPRLADPEADAVQANRLANSAKDRAENLMIVDLLRNDIGRVAVPGSVRVPELFVVEPFPAVHHLVSTITAELPEALSACDLLQATFPGGSITGAPKVRAMEIIEELEPHRRNAWCGSIGYISFCGNMDTSITIRTLTAEGGKLYCSAGGGIVADSNEAAEYQETFDKINRILPLLES, translated from the coding sequence ATGAATGTTATAACCACCCCCGATTTTTACGAACTCAGCTGGCACCCTGATGCCGTTCAGCGCGCTTTCCAACCGTTTTCCAGCCAGCCCTGGGCCATGCTTCTCCATTCCGGGTTTGCCGAGCATCCCCATAACCGCTTCGATATTATGGTTGCCGACCCGCTGGCTACGCTCGTCACGCGTGGGCGGGAAACGGTTATCGAGCGCGACGGCCAGGTGACGCATCACGTGGAGTCCCCGCTTGAGCTGCTGCAAAAGACGCTGGACAGCGTTGGCCTTGCACCTAAACCGCATTCAGATCTTCCCTTCTGCGGAGGTGCGCTGGGGTTATTCGGCTACGATTTAGGCCGATGGTTTGAAAAATTGCCCGCTACGGCGGAGCAGGATTTAACCACGCCCGACATGGCCGTGGGGATTTATGACTGGGCGCTGGTTGCCGACCATCAGCTTAAGCGCGTGACGCTGCTCTGCTACGGAGATATCGAGGCCCGCCTCGCCTGGCTCAATGCGCTGAAACCGCAGGAGCCCACCCCGCCTTTCCGGCTCACCAGCGAATGGCACTCCAATATGTCGCGCGAGGCATACGGCGAGAAATTCCGCCAGATTCAGGCCTATTTGAGAAGCGGGGACTGCTACCAGGTCAATCTTGCCCAGCGCTTCAGCGCCGGCTATGAAGGTGATGAATGGCAGGCATTTGAGAAGTTAAACCGGGCCAACCGTGCGCCTTTCAGCGCCTTCCTTCGTCTGCCTGAAAGCTGCATTCTGAGTCTTTCACCGGAACGCTTTGTCCTGCTTGAAAACAAGCAAATCCAGACTCGCCCGATTAAGGGAACCTTGCCGCGTCTTGCCGATCCTGAAGCCGATGCCGTGCAGGCAAATCGGCTGGCAAACTCCGCCAAAGATCGCGCCGAAAACCTGATGATTGTTGATTTACTGCGTAACGACATTGGCCGCGTGGCGGTGCCCGGCAGCGTCAGAGTGCCGGAGCTGTTCGTGGTTGAGCCTTTCCCGGCGGTTCACCATCTGGTCAGCACCATTACCGCTGAACTCCCCGAAGCGCTCAGCGCCTGCGATCTCCTGCAGGCGACCTTCCCCGGCGGTTCTATCACCGGCGCGCCTAAGGTGCGGGCAATGGAGATTATCGAGGAGCTGGAGCCGCACAGGCGTAACGCATGGTGTGGCAGCATCGGCTACATTAGTTTCTGCGGAAATATGGATACGAGCATCACCATCCGCACGCTGACCGCAGAGGGCGGAAAACTGTATTGCTCTGCGGGCGGCGGTATCGTCGCCGACAGCAACGAAGCGGCGGAATATCAGGAAACTTTTGATAAAATTAATCGTATTTTGCCCCTACTGGAGAGTTAA
- a CDS encoding YoaH family protein: MISGLPALSHEQQQQAVERIHELMADGMSSGEAIALVASEIRASHTGGNVAVRFEDEDDEEEDPQG; the protein is encoded by the coding sequence ATGATTTCAGGATTACCGGCACTCAGCCACGAGCAGCAGCAGCAGGCCGTAGAACGGATTCACGAACTGATGGCCGACGGCATGAGCAGCGGCGAAGCTATCGCCCTGGTGGCCAGCGAGATCCGTGCCTCGCACACCGGTGGTAACGTCGCCGTACGCTTTGAAGATGAGGACGACGAGGAAGAAGACCCGCAGGGCTAG
- a CDS encoding RidA family protein, with the protein MSIARIKPEARWSDAVIHNQTVYYTGVPENLDADAYQQTANTLKQIDTLLAELGSDKTHILDATIFLPDGEDFAAMNKAWDEWVVAGKAPVRCTVQAKLMNPRYKVEIKIIAAV; encoded by the coding sequence ATGAGTATTGCGCGTATAAAACCTGAAGCTCGCTGGTCTGATGCTGTGATCCATAACCAGACCGTGTACTACACCGGCGTGCCTGAAAACCTGGATGCCGATGCCTACCAGCAGACGGCAAATACCCTTAAGCAAATTGACACCCTGCTGGCCGAGCTGGGCAGCGATAAGACCCATATTCTGGATGCGACCATTTTCCTGCCGGACGGCGAAGATTTTGCGGCGATGAATAAAGCGTGGGATGAGTGGGTTGTGGCAGGTAAAGCGCCGGTACGCTGCACCGTACAGGCTAAATTGATGAACCCGCGTTACAAAGTGGAAATCAAAATCATCGCCGCCGTGTAA
- a CDS encoding ATP-dependent DNA helicase produces the protein MTDDFAADGQLAQVIPGFRPREAQREMAEAVTRAIKAGSELVVEAGTGTGKTYAYLAPALRSGKKVIISTGSKALQDQLFSRDLPTISRALKFTGRVALLKGRSNYLCLERLEQQSLAGGDLPVQALSDVVHLRGWASETVDGDISTCGTVAEDSTVWPMVTSTNDNCLGQDCPQYQDCFVVKARKKAMDADVVVVNHHLYLADMVVKESGFAELIPEAEVTIFDEAHQVPDIASQYFGQSISSRQLLDLAKDISIAYRTEVRDAQQLQKSADSLAQRTQDFRLQIGDPGYRGNLRELLADANIQRSLLLLDDALELCYDVAKLSLGRSALLDAAFERAVIYRGRIKRLKEINQPGYSYWYECNARHFTLALTPLSVADKFKEAIREKAGCWVFTSATLSVNDKLSHFTERLGIEEAETLLLASPFDYAKQALLCVPRGLPTPNQPHAGRHLANLLRPLIEANNGRCFMLCTSHAMMRDLAEQFRATMTLPVLLQGETSKGQLLQQFVEAGNALLVATSSFWEGVDVRGDTLSLVIIDKLPFTSPDDPLLKARMEDCRIRGGDPFDDVQLPDAVITLKQGVGRLIRDVEDRGVLVICDNRLVMRPYGAVFLNSLPPTPRTRDINRAVEFLSASGAQ, from the coding sequence GTGACGGACGATTTTGCAGCAGACGGCCAGCTGGCTCAGGTCATTCCCGGTTTCAGGCCGCGTGAGGCGCAGCGTGAAATGGCGGAGGCGGTCACCCGGGCCATTAAAGCCGGCAGCGAGCTGGTGGTAGAGGCCGGAACCGGCACGGGGAAAACCTATGCCTACCTTGCACCCGCGCTCCGTTCGGGCAAAAAGGTCATTATTTCTACCGGCTCTAAGGCGCTGCAGGATCAGCTGTTCTCCCGCGATCTGCCGACTATCTCTCGTGCGCTGAAGTTCACCGGGCGGGTGGCGCTGCTGAAGGGGCGTTCTAACTACCTTTGTCTGGAAAGGCTTGAACAGCAGTCGCTGGCCGGCGGGGATTTGCCCGTGCAGGCGCTCAGCGATGTCGTGCATCTGCGCGGCTGGGCCAGCGAAACCGTCGACGGCGATATCAGCACCTGCGGTACGGTAGCGGAAGATTCTACCGTCTGGCCAATGGTCACCAGCACCAATGACAACTGCCTGGGACAGGATTGCCCGCAGTACCAGGACTGCTTCGTGGTGAAGGCGCGTAAAAAGGCGATGGATGCTGACGTGGTGGTGGTAAACCATCATCTGTATCTGGCGGATATGGTGGTCAAAGAGAGCGGTTTTGCGGAGCTGATCCCCGAGGCGGAAGTGACGATATTCGATGAAGCACACCAGGTTCCGGATATTGCCAGCCAGTATTTTGGTCAATCGATCTCCAGCCGTCAGCTTCTCGATCTCGCCAAAGACATTTCTATTGCCTACCGAACCGAAGTCCGGGATGCGCAGCAGCTGCAAAAAAGCGCTGACAGCCTGGCCCAGCGCACGCAGGATTTTCGCCTGCAAATAGGTGACCCGGGCTATCGCGGTAACCTGCGTGAGCTGCTTGCCGACGCAAATATCCAGCGCTCGCTGCTGCTGCTCGATGACGCGCTGGAGCTCTGTTATGACGTGGCTAAGCTATCGCTTGGGCGCTCTGCGCTGCTGGACGCCGCTTTTGAACGCGCGGTGATCTACCGTGGGCGCATCAAGCGGCTGAAAGAGATCAATCAGCCGGGGTACAGCTACTGGTATGAATGCAACGCCCGGCATTTTACGCTGGCCCTGACGCCGCTTTCCGTGGCCGACAAATTTAAGGAAGCCATTCGTGAAAAGGCAGGCTGCTGGGTCTTTACCTCGGCAACGCTTTCGGTGAATGACAAGCTAAGCCATTTCACCGAGCGTCTGGGCATCGAAGAGGCAGAAACCCTGCTGCTGGCAAGCCCGTTCGACTACGCTAAGCAGGCGCTGCTCTGTGTGCCTCGAGGGTTGCCAACGCCAAATCAGCCGCACGCTGGTCGTCATCTGGCCAACTTGCTGCGCCCGCTCATCGAAGCCAACAACGGGCGCTGCTTTATGCTTTGCACCTCCCACGCCATGATGCGTGACCTCGCGGAACAGTTCCGGGCGACCATGACGTTGCCCGTGTTGCTGCAGGGAGAGACCAGCAAAGGCCAGCTTCTGCAGCAGTTTGTTGAGGCAGGTAACGCCCTGCTGGTGGCGACCAGTAGCTTCTGGGAAGGCGTAGATGTGCGTGGCGACACGTTATCCCTGGTTATCATCGACAAGCTGCCCTTTACCTCACCGGACGATCCGCTGCTCAAAGCCCGAATGGAAGATTGCCGTATTCGCGGCGGCGATCCGTTTGATGACGTACAGCTGCCGGATGCGGTCATTACCCTCAAGCAGGGCGTGGGCCGACTCATTCGCGATGTGGAAGACAGGGGAGTTCTGGTTATCTGCGATAACCGGCTGGTGATGCGGCCTTATGGCGCGGTTTTCCTTAACAGTCTGCCACCCACGCCGCGTACCCGGGATATAAATCGGGCAGTTGAGTTCCTGAGTGCCTCAGGCGCGCAGTAA
- the tsaB gene encoding tRNA (adenosine(37)-N6)-threonylcarbamoyltransferase complex dimerization subunit type 1 TsaB gives MRILAIDTATEACSVALQNDAAFYAHFELCPREHTQRILPMVKEILNQGEITLSDVNALAYGRGPGSFTGVRIGIGIAQGLALGAELPMIGVSTLATMAQGAWRRTGATRVLAAIDARMGEVYWAEYQRDEQGEWQGEESEAVLKPEDVAERLKQLNGSWATVGTGWQAWPDMAERSGLQLQDGETTLPEAEDMLPLALQAFNAGKSVAVEHAEPVYLRNEVTWKKLPGRE, from the coding sequence ATGCGAATTTTAGCCATCGATACCGCAACTGAAGCCTGTTCTGTTGCCCTGCAAAATGATGCGGCGTTCTACGCCCATTTCGAACTCTGCCCGCGCGAGCATACGCAAAGAATTTTGCCCATGGTGAAGGAGATCCTGAACCAGGGTGAAATTACTTTGTCTGATGTGAACGCACTAGCCTACGGGCGCGGGCCGGGCAGTTTCACCGGCGTGCGAATCGGCATTGGCATTGCGCAAGGGCTGGCGCTGGGCGCTGAGCTGCCGATGATTGGCGTCTCAACGCTTGCGACGATGGCGCAGGGAGCGTGGCGTCGTACCGGAGCAACGCGAGTTCTGGCCGCCATAGATGCCCGCATGGGCGAAGTCTACTGGGCCGAATATCAGCGTGACGAACAGGGCGAGTGGCAGGGCGAAGAGAGTGAGGCCGTACTTAAGCCAGAAGATGTTGCCGAACGGTTGAAACAATTGAACGGCAGCTGGGCTACAGTCGGCACAGGCTGGCAGGCCTGGCCCGACATGGCGGAGAGGAGCGGACTTCAGCTGCAGGACGGGGAAACCACGCTGCCCGAAGCAGAAGATATGCTGCCGCTGGCGCTGCAGGCTTTTAACGCCGGAAAAAGCGTCGCCGTAGAACACGCTGAACCGGTCTACCTGCGCAATGAAGTGACCTGGAAAAAGCTTCCTGGCAGAGAGTAA